The sequence below is a genomic window from Myxosarcina sp. GI1.
GCTAGCAATGAAGCAACCAGCAATTGACTAGAACTCATTGCCAAACCAACAAATCCAAACTTGCTATAAGAAATGTTCGAGGCTAATAAACCACCTCCAACTAAAGCACAAATACTGCTAGACCATTTAAAGAAGTTAATCGAGCGTTTTAGTCTAGTTTGTTTGGGAATTATTCTAGTCTTTTCACTCCTAGCTTTTGTCTCTAGAACTCTTTCTAAACGTAATTGGAGCAGATCTTGTCTAGATATTCCAAAATAATCTTGCAGCTTATCTACTGAGTTATTGGCGAATCTAAAAAAGTCAATTCGATTAAATCTAATTTCCTCAAAAGTCTTGCCATAATTGAATCCTCGGTCGAATTCCAGCAAACATTTTTTAGTAAAGCGATAATTTTTAGGATTTTTAGGATAAACATATCTGGCACTTAGTTTTAAAATAAATACGTGAATTCGTTTGGTGGCAGGATCGTTACCCATACAAAAACCTACTATAAAGGCTTCCTCTTCTGGAGAATTTTTTTGCTTTAAGAGTACGTGCAGACAATCGTGATTGTAAAGACTAATTGCTCCAGGCAGTGCGATCGGACTTTGAGGATTTTCCAATAATCTTACTATTTTGGGAATATCTTCAGGTTTATCGAGCGAGATTTGAGATAATTGCTGTTGTAGTGTAACCATAATCAAATCAGTAAATAGTAACAGAACCAGCTTTTTCAACGTATCCTTGTCCCTGTTGAGAGATCAGAATATTGGCGTAGGCATAACCTGCCCATTCATCGAGAGTGTCGTCTTCGCGAATTACCAAAAATTGTCTTTTGGTTAGAGGATACGAGCCATTTTTGAAGGCATCTTTATTTGATTCTCCATTAATAAACGGTCGGACAAAGTTGTTTGAGTGAGGTGCGGCTAAATTTAGAGGCGCAATCAATTTTTGATTGGCAACTAAAGATGCTGAAGCCAACGATATCGCACCAGGAGTCCCGATGACTTTTCTCAGAACTTGAGTATTGTTGGTTGAGTATTGAGTAGTTTTCGTTGCCTCCTTAACGTCTAAAACTTCTAACTCTTCATCGCTAAGCAAGACGGGAACAACTGGTAAATCGATACCACCAAGCTGATTCCAGTTGGTAATCGCCCCTGCAAAAATATCTGTGACTTTATCCAAACTCAGTGCCGAAACACCAACACCACTATTAGCAAACACAACCACTCCATCTAAAGCAATTGGAACCTGTTTTAAACTTATTCCTCGCGCTTTGGCGGCAGCATATTCTTCTGCCGTTAAGGGACGACCATTAAAAGCAAAGCTGATTTCACCATCGGTCAACATCCTTATTCCTTCGCTATAGCTTGAATAAGGAGTCATTGGTTCGGTGTAGCGCAACTGAAATTCTGGGTAGGCATCAGCGATCGCATCATTTAGTCCCTGTGCTACTAAAGGAGCAAAAAATGCTCCTCCACCATAACTAAATAGACCCTGTGGAACGTTTTTTACTCGTTCGATAGTAGAGTAAGTTTGCACCCTGGGTTGTTCTAACTCCACCTCAGAGCGGTTAGAATTAATAAAGTAATTGCCCCAGAGAGTAACAGCTAAGGCAAAAACAACCACTCCCAACCAGGCACTAGGTTTTTGCAGATCTTTTTTAAACGCCCTTAGATAATTCCCACCAAAATTAAGTAATTCTTGATGATAAGATGCTGAATAATTTTTATTTTTTGGTCGCTCATTTAATGAAGTATGGCAAATGTAGCATTTGTCAGCCGTAGCTGGATTTTCCGTCCCACACTGCGAACAAGTTTTCGATGTTAGCGATTGTCGGCTATTACTGCTGGTTGAGGGCATAACGATCTACAAATTTAGAGTTAAATAATTTGGAAAAATTGGGCTTTTTATCCAGAGCTTTGAGGTTGTTTTCTAGAAATTCGGTAATTTTTTCGGCAGCAAAATTGAGATGCGCCATATCGTTGCCCTTGGAAAAGGCTTTTAAATTATCGGCAACGGAAAATATTTTCGTTCCTTCTTTGAATAGCTGTAGTTGCTCTGTATTTACCCCCGCTCGTCGAGCCATGATTTCATCGGCGCGTTGGGGATGTTGCTCTATAAAATCAAGGGTATCAAACCAAGTTTTCACTATGGCTCGAACTTCATCGGGTCGCTTATCGATCGCTTTTTGGCTAACCACTAATAAATCGGGGATACTACCTGGAAAATCTTTAGAGCTAACTATTTCTTTAGCTCCCTCGCGCTTTAGTGCTGTAAGCCAAAAGGGAGGAAAAGCTCCCACCGCATCGGTCTGTCCCGCAGCAAATGCCTCTACCGCCGCACCAGTTTCGATATCTACAATATTCACCTCCTCCCGCTTTATTCCGCTTTTTTCTAATGCCAGAGTTAATAAAAAGTCATCGACCACTCCTGCTTCTACAGCTACATCTTTACCTTTTAAATCCTCTACGCTATTGATTCGGTCGGCGGCGATAATCTTGTCGTTACCGAAAGAGTTGTCATTTACTAAAACTACTACTTCACCGTTTACAGCATTACCTGCAAATGAAATCGTATCGTTAAGGGTTTGAGAATTACCGTCTATTTGTCCTGCGGCTAGTGCTTCGAGCGATTCTAAATAGCTGTCGTACCAAATTAGTTTTACATTAACACCATTGTTAGCAAATAACCCTTCTTCTTCTGCTACTGCCCAAACCCACCAGCCAGCCCAATTGCTGTAGCCGATAGTAATGGAGTTATTGGCAACAGAATTAGTTGAAGCTGTAACCGATACTGACGAAGAGTTTTGCCAATAACTGGTAACAAAAAAGCTAATCAACATTACAACTGCCAAAG
It includes:
- a CDS encoding substrate-binding domain-containing protein codes for the protein MPSTSSNSRQSLTSKTCSQCGTENPATADKCYICHTSLNERPKNKNYSASYHQELLNFGGNYLRAFKKDLQKPSAWLGVVVFALAVTLWGNYFINSNRSEVELEQPRVQTYSTIERVKNVPQGLFSYGGGAFFAPLVAQGLNDAIADAYPEFQLRYTEPMTPYSSYSEGIRMLTDGEISFAFNGRPLTAEEYAAAKARGISLKQVPIALDGVVVFANSGVGVSALSLDKVTDIFAGAITNWNQLGGIDLPVVPVLLSDEELEVLDVKEATKTTQYSTNNTQVLRKVIGTPGAISLASASLVANQKLIAPLNLAAPHSNNFVRPFINGESNKDAFKNGSYPLTKRQFLVIREDDTLDEWAGYAYANILISQQGQGYVEKAGSVTIY
- a CDS encoding ABC transporter substrate-binding protein, whose product is MTKLTKIIWSLAVVMLISFFVTSYWQNSSSVSVTASTNSVANNSITIGYSNWAGWWVWAVAEEEGLFANNGVNVKLIWYDSYLESLEALAAGQIDGNSQTLNDTISFAGNAVNGEVVVLVNDNSFGNDKIIAADRINSVEDLKGKDVAVEAGVVDDFLLTLALEKSGIKREEVNIVDIETGAAVEAFAAGQTDAVGAFPPFWLTALKREGAKEIVSSKDFPGSIPDLLVVSQKAIDKRPDEVRAIVKTWFDTLDFIEQHPQRADEIMARRAGVNTEQLQLFKEGTKIFSVADNLKAFSKGNDMAHLNFAAEKITEFLENNLKALDKKPNFSKLFNSKFVDRYALNQQ